The following is a genomic window from Amycolatopsis australiensis.
CCGCCTTCGCGACGCCCGAAGCGGCGCTCGCGACGCTGACCGGCGGCCCCGCCGCGCTCCACACCGGCGAGGCCTGGCTCCGCGACGACGGCACGCCGACCGGGCCCGCCGTCCGGCGCTGCGAGCTGCTGCGCGAGCTGGCCGACGACCGGACGCTCGTCTCCGCCCCGGCCGCGGCCGCCCTCGACGGCGTCACCCTGCACGACCTCGGCGTCCACCGGCTGGCCGACCTCACCGCGCCGGAGCGGATCTTCCAGCTCGGCGGGACTCCGGCGCCGCTGCGCTCGCTCGGCGCCGTGCCGCACAACCTCCCGGTGCAGCTCACCGGGTTCGTCGGCCGCGAAACCGAGGCCCGCGAAGCCGGCGCCCGGCTCGCGGGCGGACGGCTCGTCACGCTCGCCGGGCCGGGCGGCAGCGGCAAGACGCGGCTGGCCGCGCAGGTCGCGGCCGCGGCGGCGGCACGGTGGCCCGACGGGGTGTGGTGGGCGGAGCTGGACGCCGTCACCGGGCGCGCCGAGGTCGCCGAGCTGGTCGCCGCGACGCTCGGCGTGCCGGTGGAGCCGCGAGCCGGCGCCGCCCGCTCGGTCGCGAACCGGCTGCGCGACCGGCGCGTGCTGCTCTGCCTCGACAACTGCGAACAGGTCCTCGACGGCGTCGCCGACCTCGTCGTCGAACTGCTCCGCTCCTGCCCCGAGGTCGCGGTGCTGGCGACCAGCCGCGAACCCGTCGGCGTGCCGGGCGAGACGGTGTGGCGGGTGCCGCCGCTGGCCGTCGAGGACGCCGTCGCGCTGTTCGTCGAACGGGCGGCCGCGGTGCGGCCACTGTTCACTTTGGACGGTTCCAGCGCGGCCGCCGTCCGGTCGGTCTGCACCCGGCTCGACGGCATCCCGCTGGCCGTCGAGCTGGCCGCGGCGTGGCTGGGCACCCTGACGCCGCACCAGGTCGACGCCGGCCTCGACGACCGGTTCGCCCTGCTCACCCGCGGCCCGCGCGGGGTGCCGGAACGGCAGCAGACCCTCGAAGCCTCGATCGCCTGGAGCCACGACCAGCTCACCGCCCAAGACCGGGCGGTGTTCCGCCGGCTCGCCGTCTTCGCGGGCGGGTTCACGCTCGACGCGGCCGGTGGCCCGGCCGTGCTGCCGTCGCTGGGCCGGCTGGTCGACAAGTCCCTCGTCGTCGCCGAAGACGGGCGCTACCGGCTGCTGGAGACGCTGCGCGAGTACGCGGCGGCCCGGCTGGCCGAGGCGGGGGAGACCGAGGCCGCGCGCGACCGCCACCTCGACCACTTCCTCGCGTTCGCCGAAGCCGCCGAGCCCGGCCTCGACCGAGACAAGGACGCCTGGCGGGCGCGGATGGAGCCGGAGCGGGACAACTTCCGCGCGGCGCTGGAGTGGGGGCTGGCCCAGGACGATCCCACGCGGGGCCGCCGGCTCGCCGCCGCCGTCGCGTGGCTGTGGAACCTGCGGGGCCGCGGCCACGAGGGCCTGGCGTTCCTGAAGCGGGCCGTCGCGCGGTGCCCGGACGAGCGGTCGGTGCTGCAGGCCCGGCTGCTCACCGGCATGGGACTGGTCGCGGACACGACCGCGCCGTTCGACGTCGAAGCCGCGCGGCAGGGCCTGGACCTGGCCACCGAACTCGGCGAGACGCGGCTACGCGCGCGCTGTCTGTCGCTGACCGCGCTCGGCCACCTGTACACGGACTTCGACGCGGCTTGGGACATCGCGCTCGAAGCCGGGAAAGCCGCGGAGTCCGACAGCTTCGCCCGCGACAGCGCGTTGCTGCTGCGCGGGATCAGCCTCCACGCGCGAGACCGGCACGGCGAAGCCGATCCGTTGCTCGCCGAAGCGGCCGAAGGCCTCCTGGCCCGGGGTGACCGGGGCCTGGCGTCGACTGTCCTCAGTGTCCAGTCGGCGAGCGCGCTGGCCGCGGCGGACCTGCCGCGGGCACGCGAACTCGCCGAGCGGGCGGTCGAGGTCGCCGCGCCGCTCGGCGACTTCCACCGGGTCAACACGACGCTGTGCCGGCTGGCGATGGTGCACTGCCTGGCCGGCGACGTCGACGCGGGGTTCCGGGTGATGGACCCGTTCCGGAAACTGGTTTCGGCCGCCGGGGACGTCTTCGTGCCGGGCATGGCGGGCGTGCTGGGCGAGCTGTACTGGCGCCGCGGCGAGCTTACGGAGGCCGAGCGCTGGTTCGCGCGCGAAGCCGTGCCCGGGACGTACATGGCGGCGCAGGGGCTCGCCCAGCGCGGTGCCGTGCTGCGCGCGCTCGGCCGGCGTGCGGAGGCCGCGGAGGTCGTCGCCACCGCCGTCGACCTGACCCGCCGCTGGGGCCTGCCCTCGGCGCTGGCCGACGCACTCGATCAGCAGGGGTACCTGGCCGCGCCGGAGGAGGCCGCCGAGCTGCACCACGAGGCGTTGACGCTCCGCCTCGACCACGGCCTGCGCCTGGGCGTCCTGGCCGGCCTGGACGCGCTGACCGCGGTCCTCGCCCGCACCGGCCGTGAGGCCGACGCCGCCCGGGTGCTCGTCTCGGCGTCCCGGGCCCGCGCCGAGCTGGGCTTCCCCCGCCGCCCGGGCGATCAGGCCGAGCTGGACGCGCTCGGCCTGACGACGGACGAGGAGCCGATGAGCCTCGACGACGTCGTCGCGTTCGTCCGCCGGACGCGAGGCGCGCGCGGCCGCCCGTCGAGCGGCTGGGGGAGCCTGACCCCGACCGAGCTGGCGGTCGTGAAGCTGGCGGCCGGGGGCTGCACGAACCCGGAGATCGGCGCGCGGCTGTTCATGAGCCGCGGCACGGTGAAGACGCACCTGGCGCACGTCTACGCGAAGCTGGGCATCGCGAACCGCACGGAGCTGGCCACGATCGCGGCCGCCCACCGCGGCTGACGTCAGTCCCAGTCGATGCCGAACACGCCCGGGCCGAAGTCCAGCGCCACCGCGTGCACGCCGTCGCCGCCGTCGAGCTTCAAGGGGCGGCGGGTGCGGGCGCCGGTCGCGCCGTCGGCGTACTGCCAGCAGCGGTCCGGTGCCGTTCCCGGGTCGAACCGGACCTCCAGCAGGTACTCGCGCACCGGGCGGCGGAACTCGCGGTAGTAGGTGTTGCGGCACTCCGGGTACGGCGGCCCGCCGTTGGTCAGCGTGTACTCGATCAGGTGCGTCTCGCCGCGGTCGATCGGCCGGTCGAAGACCAGCTCCGCGACGATCAGCCCGTGTGCCTCGTCGACCTCCGCGCGCCCGACCCGGCAGTTGCGCACCGCGTGCAGCTCCGGCGGGCCGGCCGCCGGGTCGTCCTGGGTGTAGACGAGCAGCCACCGGTCCTGGCCGTCCGCGCCGGCCTGGAACACCGCGCGGGCGGTCACCGCGCGCTGGCCGCCGTCGCCGGCGATCTCGCACAGGTCGTGCAGCCCGACGAGCTTGAGCGGGTGCTGCCGGTCGAGCGCATCCGGCGCGCCGACCTTGTCCAGCAGCGGCTGGAGCGTTTCGCGCGGGAACGTCATGGGTTCGCCGGCCTGGCGTTTGCCCGCGCCGCCGCGGGGCCGGGGCGGCGGCAGCAGCCCGAGCAGCGACCCGGCGGGGACGTCGAGGATTTCTTCGAGCGTGCGCACGGCCGACAGCGAGCTCTGCCGCTCCGGCTGGCGCTTGCCCGACTGCCAGTAGCTCAGCGCGGTGACACTGACGACGACGCCGCGCGCCCGCAGCCGCGCCTGGATCCGGTCGAGCGAGAGCCCGCTGGTGGCGATCGCCGCGCGCAGCTGCGTGGCGAACGCGGTGCGCTCACCCTGCCGGCCGCCCGCCGTGCTGCCCGCCATCGCCGATCCGACCGTCCCGTATCGTCCCCCGCCGATCTCCGACACGGTGCACGGTAGCAGGATCCGCCCGCCCGCCACGCGGGCTCGCCTGCCGGCCGCGGCGACAGCGTCCGCTCGGGCGAACGGGCTAGTACTGGCAACTGTGAACCATTGCCCCGGCCTGGGCGGACGCGCTTGTATGACTTGCCTGCGCCGGTGGCCCCGCCTCCCCTCACGGCCCATCCGGGCGCCGGCGAACGGCCGTGAAAGCGGTTCCGGCTCCGGCTCACCCGGCCGCGTCGTGCGACCGGCCGCGGTGGCCGCGCGATGACCGGTGGCCCGGCGACGCCCCCAGCGCCGGGCCACCGGTCTTGCCGCCGCCGTCCACCCGCCACCAGGAGCTTCGCTCCGCGGTTACTCTCCAGTAGCATGCCGGCATGACGCTCCGGAAGAACATCCTGATCACCGGCGCGAGCAGCGGGCTCGGCGAAGGCATGGCCCGCCGGTTCGCCGCGGAGGGCCGCAACCTGGCGTTGTGCGCCCGCCGCACCGAACGCCTCGAGAACCTCGCGAAGGAGCTGGAAGCCGCGCACCCGGGGATCAAGGTCGTCACGCGCACGCTCGACGTCACCGACCACGACCGCGTGTTCGCCGTCTTCGCCGAATTCCGCGCCGAGCTGGGGTCCCTCGACCGGGTGATCGTGAACGCCGGGCTCGGCAAGGGGCAGCCGGTCGGCAAGGGCCGCTTCGACGCCAACCGCCAGACGCTGGAGGTCAACTTCGTCGCCGCGGCCGCCCAGATCGAGGCGGCCGCCGGGATCTTCCGCGAGCAGGGCGCCGGGCACCTGGTGGTGATCTCGTCGTTCAGCGCGATCCGCGGGCTGCCGGGCAACCTGACCGCGTACGCCGCGTCGAAGGCCGGGATCTCGGCGTTCGCCGACGGCACCCGGCACGAGCTGCGCCGCAAGGGCATCAAGGTCACCGACGTCCGGCCCGGCTACATCGAGTCGGAGATGAACGACCGGATCGGCCGCAACCCGTTGCTGGCCAAGGCCGACAGCGGCGCCCGCGCCCTGGTCAAGGCGATCGAGTCCGAGCCCGCTCGCGCGTACGTCCCGGCGTGGCCGTGGGTGCCGCTGAGCCTCGTGATGCGGGCGGTGCCGGGTTCGCTGCTGCGGAAGTTCGCGTGAACGCCGCGGGCGAGGTCTGCGCGGAGGACGCCTTCGACGTCGCCGCGGTGCACGAGTGGCTGCGCACGAAGGTCGACGGCCTCGGCGCCGAGCCGCCGCGCGTCCGGCAGTATCCCGGCGGCGCGTCGAACCTCACCTACCTGCTGACCTACCCGGACCGCGAGCTGATCCTGCGCCGCCCGCCCGCCGGGCGCAAAGCCGCCTCGGCGCACGACATGCGGCGCGAGTACCGCGTGCAGCACGCGCTCAAGCCGGTGTTCCCGTACGTCCCGGAGATGATCGCGTTCGGTGACGACCCGGCCGTGCTCGGCGGCGACTTCTACGTCATGGCGAAGCTGGACGGCCTGATCCTGCGCGGCGACCTGCCCGCCGGTCTCGAGCTGAGCCCGGAGCGGGCGCGCGAGCTGTCCGGCAAGGTGGTCGACCGGCTGGTGGACCTGCACGCCGTCGACGTCGAAGCCGCGGGACTGGCGGACCTCGGCAAGGGCGCGGGCTACGTCTCGCGGCAGATCCGCGGCTGGTCGGACCGGTACGTCGCGGCGCGCACGGACAACGTCGGCGACTTCGCCGAGGTCCGCGCGTGGCTGGCGGACAACCAGCCGGCCGAGGTCAGGATCTGCCTGATCCACAACGACTACCGCCTCGACAACCTCGTCCTGGACGGCCCGTCGACGCTGAACATCACCGGCGTGCTCGACTGGGAGATGGCCACGCTCGGCGACCCGCTGATGGAGCTGGGCAGCACACTGGCCTACTGGGTCCAGGCCGACGACGACGAGGTCATGCGGGCCGGCCGCCGCCAGCCGACGCACTTGCCGGGCATGCTCACGCGCGAAGAGTTCGTCGCGCGCTACGCCGGGAAGACCGGGCTCGCGGTCGGGGACTGGCGGTTCTACGAGGTCTACGGCCTGTTCCGGCTCGCCGCGGTGCTGCAGCAGCTGTACCGGCGCTACCACGACGGTGCCACGCGCAACCCGGCGTTCAAGGACTTCTGGCAGTTCGTCGGTTACCTCGACTGGCGCTGCCGCGAGATCATCGCGAAGGGACGTGGCTGAGTGGGCGCGATCTACCTGGTCCGGCACGGGCAGGCGTCCTTCGGCGCGTCCGACTACGACGCGCTGTCGCCGCGTGGCTTCGAGCAGTCCACTGTGGTCGGTGCGGAACTGCTGCGGCGCAACGTCTCCTTCAGCCGGATCCGGTCGGGGACGCTGGCGCGGCAGCGGGACACCGCGGCCACGGCGCTGAAGGTCCTCGGCACCGACGTGCCGGTGGTCGAGGACCCGCGCTGGAACGAGTACGACCACGTCGACATCGCCCGGCACCACGCCGGCGGCGCGCCGCAGGAGGACTCCCGCGCCTACCAAGGCGTCCTGGACGCCGCCCTCACGGCGTGGACGGCGGCCGGCGCGGACGGGCCGTGCGCCGAGACGTGGCCCGCCTTCCTCGCGCGCTGCCGCGGTGCCCTCGAAGACCTGGTGACGTCGCTGGGCAAGGGCGAGCACGCGCTGGTGTTCACCTCCGGCGGCGTGATCGCGACGCTCTGCGGCCTGCTGCTGGGGACGCCCGAAACCGGGCTGCTCAAGCTCAACCGCGTCACGGTCAACGGCGGGATCACGAAGCTGGTGTCCGGGCGCGGCGGAGTCACGCTCTTGTCGTTCAACGAGCATCCGCACTTCGAAGCGGACGCCGCCCAGCTGCTCACCTACCGGTAGGAGACACCCGATGCGGTTCGGCGAAGTCACGCTCTTCCCGGTGAACGGGCACGGCCCCGAAGACGTCGTGGTCGACGGCGAAGGCCGGATCTACACCGGCGTCGACGACGGGCGGATCCTGCGGCTGTCGCCCGACGGCAAACGCATCGACGTCATCGCCGACACCGGCGGCCGCCCGCTCGGGCTGGAGCTGTACGGCGAAGACGAGCTGCTGGTCTGCGACGCCCGCGCGGGCCTGCTGGTGGTCCCGCTTCCGGGTGGCGCGGTGACGACCCTGGCCACGTCCGCGCTGGGGCTGGACTTCGTGTTCTGCAACAACGCGGCGGTGGCGGCGGACGGCACGGTGTACTTCACGGACTCCTCACGCCGGTTCGGCATCGACCGGTGGCGTGCCGACCTGATCGAGCAGACCGCGGGCGGCCGGCTCCTGCGCCGCACCCCGGACGGGAAGATCGACCTGCTGCTCGACGGCCTCCAGTTCGCGAACGGCGTCGCGCTGGCCCCGGACGAGTCGTTCGTCGCGGTGGCCGAGACGGGCGCGTTCCGGGTGTCCCGGGTCTGGCTGGACGACGGCCGCACGGACGTGCTCGCCGACGGGCTGTGGGGCTTCCCGGACAACATCTCGACGGGCTCGGACGGGCTGATCTGGATCACGCAGGCGTCCCCGCGGGTGCCGGCACTGGACGTGGCCCGCCGGCTGCCGCCGTTCCTGCGGGCGGGGATCCGGGCGCTTCCGGCGTCGCTGCAGCCGCGGCCGGGCCGCGAAGTGGGCGTGCTGGGCGTGACGGCCGACGGTGCGGTGGCGCGGGAACTGCGCGGCGAGATCCCGGGTTTCCACATGCTGGTGGGCGTCCGCGAATGGCGGGGCAGGCTGTATTTCGGCTCGCTGGAGGAGTCGGCGATCGCGGTGACGGCTAGCATCGGGTGATGCTGACCAACCTGCGCTTCGAAGCCCGCCTCCCGACGCAGGACCTGGCCCGCGCCCGCCGCTGGTACCGCGAGAAGCTGGGCCTCGAGCCGGCGGAGGAGCGCGAAGGCGGCCTGCGGTACGAGGGTGTTTCGGGCGTGTTCTGCCTGTATGCGTCGTCGGGCGCGTCCGACGGGTCGTTCACGCAGGTGGCGTTCTACGTCGACGACCTCGACGAGACGGTCGCGGCGCTGCGGGACCGTGGCGTGGTGTTCGAGGATTACGGGGACGGCGCAATCGTGGAGATCCGCGGCAACTACCCGAGCAAGGGCACGGGCGAGCGCGCGGCCTGGTTCCGCGACAGCGAAGGCAACCTCATCGGCCTCGGTGAGATCGTGCCCTAGCGGCCCGTCCAGCGGGGTTCCCGCCCGGCCGTCCACGCCGCGTAGAACTCCTTGTGGTCCTTGGCCGTCATCAGCAGCGCCTGCGTGATCGCCTCCAGCTCGATCGCGCTGCCCAGGTCCATGTCCAGCTCCCGGGTCAGCAGCACCTTCGTCGTCGCGTACGCCAGTGCCGGGCCGTCCGCCAGGCGGCGCGCCAACGCCGACGCCGTCGAGGCCAGCTCGTCGTCCGGGACCACCTGGGAAGCCAGCCCGATCTCCGCCGCGCGCGCCGCCGGGATCTTGTCGCCCAGGATCAGCAGCTCCGTCGCGCGGCCCAGGCCGACCAGGCGGGGCAGCAGGTACGCCGAGCCCATGTCCGCGCCGGCCAGGCCGACCTTCGTGAACAGGAACGCGAACTTCGCCGACTCGGCCAGCAGGCGGAAGTCGCTGGCCAGCGCGATCACCGAGCCCGCGCCCGCCGCGACGCCGTTGACCGCCGCGATCACCGGCAGCGGGCACTCGCGCAGCGCCTTCACCACCGCGCCCGTCATGCGCGTGAACTCCAGCAGCTGCGCCGTCTCGAACTTCTGCAGCTCGCCGATGATCTCCTCGACGTCGCCGCCGGAGCAGAAGCCGCGGCCCCGCCCGGTGATCACCAGCACCCGCACGTCCTCGTGCTGCGGCAGCTCGGTGACCAGGTCGCGCAGGTCGGCGTAGACGTCGAAGGTCAGCGCGTTCAGCTTGTCCGGGCGGGTGAACGTCACGGTCGCCACCCCGCCGGACACCGTGAACTCGAAGTGCTCCCACTCCTTCGTCAGGGGCGCGGTCGCGCGGAACGGGCTCATTTCTGGATTCCTCCGCCGTCGAGTACGAGGGTCTGGCCGTTGATCGCGGCGGCTTCCGGCGCCGCCAGGAAGGCGACGGCGAACGCCACCTCCTCCGGTTCGAGCAGCCTGCCGAGCGGGGACGCCGCCGCCAGCGCCGCCTCCGCTTCGGCGGGATCGCGGCCCGTGCGTTCGCGGATCCGCGCCACCGACGCCGCCGTCATGCCGGTGCGCACGAACGCCGGGCACACCGCGTTCGCCGTGACGCCGGTGCCCGCCAGTTCCGCCGCGACCGCGCGCATCAGCCCGACCGCGGCGTGCTTCGACGCCGTGTACCCGGCCGTGTAGCGGTAGCCGGCGTGGGACGCCGTCGACGCGACCGTGACGATCCGGCCGCGGTCGCGCTCACGCATCCCCGGCAGCACCGCCCGGGTGCACAGGAACGCGCCGGTCGCGTTCACCTCGAACTGCCCGCGCCAGTCGTCGAGCGACGTCTTGGCCGCCGGCGCGCTCGAGGAGATCCCGGCGTTGTTCACCAGCACGTCCACCGGCCCCGCCGACGCGAAGTAATCCGTCACGGCCCGCTCGTCGGTGACGTCGCATTCGGCGCGGCCGGGCGCGCGCACCTCGTCGCCCGCGGCGCGGAACCGGGCGGCGATCGCCGCGCCGATGCCGCGCGTGCCGCCCGTGACGACGACCAGGCGGCTCACGAGCGGGCCGCCAGCGCGCGCCGGTCGAGCTTTCCGTTGGCGGTACGGGGAAGTTCCGTCATGAACACGACCTCGCGGGGGTACTTGTGCTTGGCCAGGTGGGCTTTCGCGTGGTCTTTCAGCTCGTCCGCCGCCACCTCGGCATCACCGCGCAGGACGACGTACGCGCGCGGCACGACCAGGCCGCCGGTCTCGTGCCCGACCACGGCGCAGTCCAGCACCGCCGGGTGGCCGAGCAGGCAGTCCTCGATCTCGCCGGGCGCGACGAACACCCCGCCGACCTTGAGCAGCGCGTCGGCGCGGCCGTGGTGGCGGAAGAACCCGCCGGCGTCCCGGCTGAACAGGTCGCCGGAGGTGAGCGTGTCGCCGTCGAACGTCTTCGCGGACTTCTCCGGGTCGCCGTGGTATTCCAGCGCGATCGTCGGACCGGTCACCCGCAGCGGCCCGATCTCCCCGTCCGGCAACGGGTTTCCCAGCTCGTCGACGACCTGGGCGGTGTACCCGGGCACGGGCGTGCCGAGCGTGCCGATCTTCGCCTCGCCCGGCCGGTTCGACAGGTAGATGTGGTACGCCTCCGACGAGCCGATCCCGTCCACGACCGGCACCCCGAACGTCGCGTCCCACTTCCGGTGCAGCTGCGAGGGCAGTGCTTCGCCCGCCGACGTCGTCATCCGCAGGCAGCCGAGGTCCTGCCCGGCCGCGGCCGGGTGCGCGACCATCGCGCTCATCATGGTCGGCACGTTGACCAGGACGGTCGGGCGGTACTTCGCGATCAGCGCGAAGATCAGGTCGGCCGTGCTGCGTTCGGCGAAGGCGATCCCGGCCGCGCCGACCCCGAACGGGAACAGCGCCACCAGGTCGCGCGCGTACCCGAAGAACAGCTTCGGCACGGCCAGGATCCGGTCGCCCTCCCGCAGCCCGAGCACCTGGACCGCGTACCGCTCGAAGCTTTCGAGCGGGCTGCGCAGCGGGTGCACGCACGCCTTGGGCGCGCCGGTGCTGCCGGTGGTGAACTTCCAGATGCCGATGTCGTCCACTGTGGTCGGTGCGGCTTCGAGGACGTCCGGTGCCGCGTCGACGAGTGTCCGGAATGGACGCTCGCCGGGTCGCAGCTCGTGCTCCGGTACGCCGGTGACCAGCAGGTTCCGCGCACCCGCCGCGCGCAGGGCGGGCAGCGTGACGGCGTCCGCGATCACCGCGACGGCTTCGGTGTAGCCGAGGTAGTACGCGTAGTCCTTGGGCTGCAGGAACGGGTAGACCTCGGCGGTGACCGCGCCGATCTTCTGCGCGCCGTACCAGGTGGCGACGAACTCGTCGCCGTCGCTCAACGCCAGCAGCACCCGCTGTCCTCTTCGGACACCGGCGTCACGCAGCACGTTGCCGACGCGGTTGGCCAGCCGGGCCAGCTCGGCGTAGCTGACCGCGCGGTCGCCGACCAGCAGGGCGGTCCGCTCGCCGCGGCCCTCGGTGACGTGCCGGTCGAGGAAGTGGGTGGCGAGGTTGAACGGCTCACTCACCGGCCAGCTCCCGGATCGCTTCCACCAGCAGGTCGGTCAACGTCGAGAACGTCTCGGTGCCCTCTTCCGCGGTCGCCTCGGCCGGCTTGCCGCAGTACGCCTCGGTCATGCCCATGGCCTGGAAGCCGCCGTCTCCGGGAGCGGCGGCCAGGCTGACCGGCACGTGCGGCAACGTCCGCATCAGCGCCTGGTCGACCAGCTCCGGCCGGTCGGCCAGCACCAGTGACGTCTCGTACCGGCCCGCGTGGCACTCGCCGGACCGGAACTCCTCGGTCAGCCGCCGCGCGTGCCGCCGCCGGACCAGGTCGAGCAGGGCGACGCGCCCGTCGTAGGCGAAGTTCAGCGTCTCCGCCGCACGCCGGAGCGTGACCAGGTGCGCGGGCTCGAAGTGGTTGTTGACCAGCAGGATCCGGCGCAGTCGCTGCCCGATCAGCGCGGACCCGACGTCCACCAGCAGCGAGTGCAGCGTCTCCTCGCCGATGTGGACGCCGCCGGCGAACCCGGCCGCGAACCTTGTCACGCCGTAGGGCACCTCGGGCAGGACCAGGACGTGCACGTCCTCGTCGGCCGCCAGCCGCTCGGCCGCGCGCTCGCACATCCCGCGCGAAATCAGCGGGTCGGTGCCCAGCGGCGCGTGCGGGCCGTGCGGCTCGATCGCGCCCAGCGGCAGCAGCAGCACCGGGACGCGGGGGCCGTCCGCGAGCGCGGCGACCTGCGGCGAGCTGAGGTCCGCGAAGTACGTCACGCAAATCAAGCTACACCGCAGCGGCCTGAGGTGTATAGAGTTGCGTTCATGCCCGCCGATGCCTTCGAAGCCGGCCCCCAGGAGCTGGTCGTGACGTTGCTGGGCAGCTACGTGCACCCGCGCGAGACCCGGCGGGTGTGGTCCGGCGGCCTGGTCGCGGTGCTCGCCGAGCTGGGCTTCTCCGACGGCGCGGCCCGGATCGCGCTGACCCGGCTCGTGCGCCGCGGCCTCCTGGAACGCCATCGCGAAGGCCGGACCGTGCACTACTCGCTGACCCGCCGCACCATCGCGCTGCTCGCCGACGGCGACCACCGGATCTTCTCCCTCGGCCGCCGCGAGCGGGCCGCCGGCGAGTGGACGGTGCTGTGGCAGAGCATCCCGGAGAGCCGCCGGCAGGCCAGGGAACGCCTGGTCCGGAGGCTGCGGTTCCTCGGGTTCGGGCCCTACTCCGACGGCACCTGGATCGCCCCGCACGACCGCGAGGCCGAGGTCGTCGCCCTGCTCGGCGAGCTGGCCGTCACCGAGCACGCCGGGTTGCTGCTCGGCAGGCCGTCGGCCGCGCTGGACGTCCGCCGGTTCGCCGGCCGGGCTTGGGACCTCGACGACCTGGCCGCCCGGTACACCGCGTTCGTCGACCAGTTCGGCGGGTACGCGGGGAAGGACCTGTCCGACGCCGAAGCGTTCGACGTCCGGACGCGCCTGGTGCACACGTTCCGGGCGTTCCCGTCGCTCGACCCGGAGCTGCCCGCCGACCTGGTGCCCGCCCCGGACCGCCGGGCGGCGGCGGTCGAGCTGTTCCACGACCTGTACACCGCGCTCGCGGACTCCGCTCAGCGCCATTTCGACGAGGTGACCAAGGGATGACCGAACACAGCCAAGCCACACAGGAAGCCTTGAGCTACACCTCGTACCTCGCGCTGGACGAGGTGCTGAACGCGCAGCGCATGCGGTCCGACGAGCACGACGAGCTGCTGTTCATCGTGATCCACCAGGTGTACGAGCTGTGGTTCAAGCAGATCCTGCACGAATTGACATTCCTGCAGGAAAACCTCGAAGCGGGCAATACCGCCCACTCGATCCGCACGCTGCGCCGGATCCTCACGATCCTCAAGGTCGCCGTCGCGCAGATCGACGTGCTGGAAACCATGACGCCCAGCCAGTTCACCAGTTTCCGCACCCGTTTGGACGCTTCGAGCGGCTTCCAGTCGGCCCAGTTCCGCGAGCTGGAAGCCGTGCTGGGGCGGCGTGACGAGCGCGTGTTCGCGCACTACCCCGAAGGCGGCGAGCAGCGGAAACGCATTGCCGAAGCGATGGCGCGGCCGTCGTTGTTCGACTCTTTTCTCGCGTATCTCAAGGCTTCTGGCTATTCCGTCGAATGTGACCGAGACGTCACTCGACCGGTGGAGCCGTCCCCGGCCCTGCAGGCGATATTGCTGGACGTGTACAGCGACGACGGCGGACCGTCGGTCGTCGCGGAATGTCTGGTCGATCTCGACGAAGGGATGCAGGAGTGGCGCTACCGGCACGTGAAGATGGTCGAACGCACCATCGGCGACAAGACCGGGACGGGAGGATCATCCGGCGCGACCTACCTGCGTACCACGCTTTTCCAGCCGATGTTCCCGGATCTCTGGGCCGTA
Proteins encoded in this region:
- a CDS encoding phosphotransferase family protein; protein product: MNAAGEVCAEDAFDVAAVHEWLRTKVDGLGAEPPRVRQYPGGASNLTYLLTYPDRELILRRPPAGRKAASAHDMRREYRVQHALKPVFPYVPEMIAFGDDPAVLGGDFYVMAKLDGLILRGDLPAGLELSPERARELSGKVVDRLVDLHAVDVEAAGLADLGKGAGYVSRQIRGWSDRYVAARTDNVGDFAEVRAWLADNQPAEVRICLIHNDYRLDNLVLDGPSTLNITGVLDWEMATLGDPLMELGSTLAYWVQADDDEVMRAGRRQPTHLPGMLTREEFVARYAGKTGLAVGDWRFYEVYGLFRLAAVLQQLYRRYHDGATRNPAFKDFWQFVGYLDWRCREIIAKGRG
- a CDS encoding helix-turn-helix transcriptional regulator, whose translation is MTETKLLPAGTVTILCAGDAPAAAFATPEAALATLTGGPAALHTGEAWLRDDGTPTGPAVRRCELLRELADDRTLVSAPAAAALDGVTLHDLGVHRLADLTAPERIFQLGGTPAPLRSLGAVPHNLPVQLTGFVGRETEAREAGARLAGGRLVTLAGPGGSGKTRLAAQVAAAAAARWPDGVWWAELDAVTGRAEVAELVAATLGVPVEPRAGAARSVANRLRDRRVLLCLDNCEQVLDGVADLVVELLRSCPEVAVLATSREPVGVPGETVWRVPPLAVEDAVALFVERAAAVRPLFTLDGSSAAAVRSVCTRLDGIPLAVELAAAWLGTLTPHQVDAGLDDRFALLTRGPRGVPERQQTLEASIAWSHDQLTAQDRAVFRRLAVFAGGFTLDAAGGPAVLPSLGRLVDKSLVVAEDGRYRLLETLREYAAARLAEAGETEAARDRHLDHFLAFAEAAEPGLDRDKDAWRARMEPERDNFRAALEWGLAQDDPTRGRRLAAAVAWLWNLRGRGHEGLAFLKRAVARCPDERSVLQARLLTGMGLVADTTAPFDVEAARQGLDLATELGETRLRARCLSLTALGHLYTDFDAAWDIALEAGKAAESDSFARDSALLLRGISLHARDRHGEADPLLAEAAEGLLARGDRGLASTVLSVQSASALAAADLPRARELAERAVEVAAPLGDFHRVNTTLCRLAMVHCLAGDVDAGFRVMDPFRKLVSAAGDVFVPGMAGVLGELYWRRGELTEAERWFAREAVPGTYMAAQGLAQRGAVLRALGRRAEAAEVVATAVDLTRRWGLPSALADALDQQGYLAAPEEAAELHHEALTLRLDHGLRLGVLAGLDALTAVLARTGREADAARVLVSASRARAELGFPRRPGDQAELDALGLTTDEEPMSLDDVVAFVRRTRGARGRPSSGWGSLTPTELAVVKLAAGGCTNPEIGARLFMSRGTVKTHLAHVYAKLGIANRTELATIAAAHRG
- a CDS encoding SDR family oxidoreductase, whose product is MTLRKNILITGASSGLGEGMARRFAAEGRNLALCARRTERLENLAKELEAAHPGIKVVTRTLDVTDHDRVFAVFAEFRAELGSLDRVIVNAGLGKGQPVGKGRFDANRQTLEVNFVAAAAQIEAAAGIFREQGAGHLVVISSFSAIRGLPGNLTAYAASKAGISAFADGTRHELRRKGIKVTDVRPGYIESEMNDRIGRNPLLAKADSGARALVKAIESEPARAYVPAWPWVPLSLVMRAVPGSLLRKFA
- a CDS encoding SMP-30/gluconolactonase/LRE family protein; translation: MRFGEVTLFPVNGHGPEDVVVDGEGRIYTGVDDGRILRLSPDGKRIDVIADTGGRPLGLELYGEDELLVCDARAGLLVVPLPGGAVTTLATSALGLDFVFCNNAAVAADGTVYFTDSSRRFGIDRWRADLIEQTAGGRLLRRTPDGKIDLLLDGLQFANGVALAPDESFVAVAETGAFRVSRVWLDDGRTDVLADGLWGFPDNISTGSDGLIWITQASPRVPALDVARRLPPFLRAGIRALPASLQPRPGREVGVLGVTADGAVARELRGEIPGFHMLVGVREWRGRLYFGSLEESAIAVTASIG
- a CDS encoding histidine phosphatase family protein, with the protein product MGAIYLVRHGQASFGASDYDALSPRGFEQSTVVGAELLRRNVSFSRIRSGTLARQRDTAATALKVLGTDVPVVEDPRWNEYDHVDIARHHAGGAPQEDSRAYQGVLDAALTAWTAAGADGPCAETWPAFLARCRGALEDLVTSLGKGEHALVFTSGGVIATLCGLLLGTPETGLLKLNRVTVNGGITKLVSGRGGVTLLSFNEHPHFEADAAQLLTYR
- a CDS encoding VOC family protein, which gives rise to MLTNLRFEARLPTQDLARARRWYREKLGLEPAEEREGGLRYEGVSGVFCLYASSGASDGSFTQVAFYVDDLDETVAALRDRGVVFEDYGDGAIVEIRGNYPSKGTGERAAWFRDSEGNLIGLGEIVP